A single window of Eucalyptus grandis isolate ANBG69807.140 chromosome 1, ASM1654582v1, whole genome shotgun sequence DNA harbors:
- the LOC104414613 gene encoding uncharacterized protein LOC104414613 yields MGRSRGLSPDSPWELFGPLWAAPGPRQAAHLPLPTDEMNSSFLKFSYTTLGGPREDAAAAAAVDPIKEGSAGSGSGSGSTLSLELADSKSCTSSKASGASPEDFRAQQLRIIAVAARFHEFKLQVARRARSKIIKSSDNWKSNAGKMVPTSSSEFESTKAASGITSSSSEGSSAKNLGVQKFKKKREENRCEVLSRKRAGSTHMRRQADAILTFLSGGCASEVKIRQVLGDSPDTSKALRMLLKLDEVKRSGTGGRHDPYIYEVTQRE; encoded by the exons ATGGGTCGGAGTCGGGGCTTGTCCCCGGACAGTCCGTGGGAGTTATTCGGACCCTTGTGGGCCGCCCCCGGCCCGAGACAAGCAGCCCATTTGCCACTTCCGACGGACGAGATGAACTCGTCGTTTCTGAAATTTTCTTACACGACTCTGGGAGG GCCCCGCgaggacgccgccgccgccgccgccgtcgacccGATCAAAGAAGGGAGcgccggctccggctccggctccggctcgaCGCTGAGCTTGGAGTTGGCCGATTCCAAGTCGTGCACGTCGTCGAAGGCCAGCGGCGCCTCGCCCGAGGACTTCCGGGCGCAGCAGCTGCGGAtcatcgccgtcgccgctcgttTCCACGAGTTCAAGCTCCAA GTGGCCCGAAGAGCTCGCTCGAAGATCATCAAGAGCTCTGACAATTGGAAGTCCAATGCCGGCAAGATGGTCCCGACATCCTCCTCTGAATTTGAATCAACAAAGGCGGCTTCAGGTATAACTAGTAGCTCCAGCGAGGGTTCAAGCGCTAAAAACCTTGGAGTCCagaaattcaagaagaagcGTGAGGAGAATCGTTGCGAGGTGCTCAGTCGGAAGCGCGCAGGCTCAACGCACATGCGCCGTCAAGCTGATGCCATTCTGACCTTCCTCTCTGGAGGTTGTGCCTCTGAAGTGAAGATCCGTCAAGTTCTTGGTGACAGCCCTGACACCAGCAAGGCTCTCAGAAT GTTGCTTAAACTAGATGAAGTCAAAAGATCCGGGACAGGAGGAAGGCATGACCCCTATATTTACGAA GTCACGCAAAGGGAGTAG
- the LOC104414623 gene encoding insulin-degrading enzyme-like 1, peroxisomal, which translates to MAMTMVDGDCIIKARNDKREYRRVVLENSLEALLISDPDTDKCAASMDVGVGHFSDPQGIEGLAHFLEHMLFYASEKYPEEESFAKYTSQHGGETNAFTDSDSTNYHFVANADCFEEALDRFSQFFVKPLMSPDAVQREIQAVDSEFQMNFLSDSWRISQLQRHLSMEGHPYRKFGTGNGQTLEVQPKAKGIDIRQELIKFYEENYSANLMRLVVYGKGSLDKIQDLVVEKFQAICNNNQSCFHISGHPCLGEHLQVLVKAVPVCDVHMLQIQWPMPATIHHYKEAPCSYLTHLIEHEGEGSLFHALKRLGWATGLYACESYVDSNSSFFDVVIGMTDAGHEHMQDIVGLLFKYIDILHQSSICKWIYDEIAAIHEMMFHNQDKNSPMSYAVSIASNMKLYPPKDWLVMSSLPSKFNPSIIHAVLEKLSSRNFRIFWVSKKFEGETSMIEPWYATAYCVDKLTDSTIQEWVQHAPSENLCLPVVNQFIATDLSLKETKKVMFPVLLRKTSFSTLWYKPDTVFSAPKATVKLKFNCPYACNSPDAALLARIFKHLLCDYLNEYAYYAALAGLYYEIDSTDDGFELDVSGYNHKLQILLDTVLKAMADFTVKPERFSVIKEMLTKSYQNFKFDEPSNHASYYCSLILNDHSWPLEENLERLETLKPKDLSQFTPTMLSRAFLECYTAGNIEREEAESIVQHIEDVLFKGSHPICKPVQPSQLMKSRLITLDEGVNYVYSTGGLNPHDENSALLHYIQIHQDDIALNVKLQLFTFIASHEAFHQLRTVEQLGYSCSLTNRYDLGVHGLQFTVQSAVKCPRYIDARVQSFLESFEGTLLKMSEDDFKSHLNGLIESKMEKDKNLWEESGRHWEEITERTFLFDRIEIEVAALRELTKQDLIAFFDEHIRIGSPKRKVLSVRVYGSKHSADLEVDKNEAVGPNTIRIDDIFSFRASQPLYGSCRRGYERMEVHSSSK; encoded by the exons ATGGCAATGACCATGGTGGATGGTGATTGCATAATCAAGGCCAGAAATGACAAGAGAGAGTACAGGAGGGTCGTTCTTGAGAACTCTCTGGAGGCTCTTCTCATCAGCGATCCTGACACTGATAAG TGTGCTGCTTCTATGGATGTGGGCGTTGGCCACTTCAGCGATCCTCAGGGCATTGAGGGTCTCGCACATTTTCTCG AGCATATGCTGTTTTATGCTAGCGAGAAGTATCCGGAGGAAGAGAGTTTTGCCAAATACACATCTCAG CACGGAGGAGAAACGAATGCTTTCACTGATTCTGACAGTACCAACTATCACTTTGTTGCAAATGCTGATTGTTTTGAGGAGGCTTTGGACAG ATTTTCGCAGTTCTTTGTCAAGCCATTGATGTCACCCGATGCTGTTCAGAGGGAGATACAAGCAGTTGATTCTG AGTTTCAAATGAACTTTCTTTCTGATTCTTGGAGAATATCCCAG CTTCAGAGGCATCTGAGCATGGAAGGACATCCATATCGTAAATTTGGTACTG GAAACGGACAAACTTTAGAAGTTCAACCAAAGGCAAAGGGGATTGACATAAGACAAGAGCTTATTAAGTTCTATGAAGAAAATTACTCTGCCAATCTCATGCGTTTGGTTGTATATGGCAAAG GATCTCTTGATAAAATTCAAGATCTAGTGGTTGAAAAGTTTCAGGCTATTTGCAACAACAATCAGAGCTGTTTTCATATTTCTGGTCACCCTTGCTTAGGGGAACATTTACAG GTTCTTGTTAAAGCCGTTCCAGTATGTGATGTTCACATGCTACAAATTCAGTGGCCAATGCCTGCCACCATCCACCACTACAAAGAAGCTCCATGCAGCTACCTCACCCATCTTATAGAGCATGAGGGAGAAGGTTCTCTATTTCATGCCTTGAAAAGATTAG GATGGGCCACTGGTTTGTATGCTTGTGAAAGCTATGTGGATTCGAATTCCTCTTTCTTTGATGTGGTTATTGGGATGACGGATGCTGGTCACG AGCACATGCAAGATATCGTGGGATTGCTATTTAAATACATTGACATCTTACACCAGTCCAGTATTTGCAAGTGGATATATGACGAG ATTGCAGCTATTCACGAGATGATGTTCCACAATCAGGATAAGAACTCTCCAATGAGTTATGCGGTCTCTATAGCATCAAACATGAAG CTGTACCCCCCAAAAGACTGGCTAGTGATGTCATCCTTGCCTTCTAAATTTAATCCAAGCATCATCCACGCAGTACTAGAGAAGCTTTCTTCAAGAAACTTCCG AATTTTTTGGGTGTCGAAGAAATTTGAAGGGGAAACTAGCATGATTGAGCCATGGTATGCAACTGCATATTGTGTAGATAAACTAACTGACTCGACAATCCAG GAATGGGTGCAGCATGCTCCAAGTGAAAATCTTTGTTTGCCTGTGGTTAATCAGTTTATTGCCACTGATTTGTCCCTCAAGGAGACTAAAAAG GTCATGTTTCCAGTTTTATTGAGGAAAACGAGCTTTTCGACATTATGGTACAAGCCTGATACGGTGTTCTCTGCTCCGAAGGCTACCGTAAAACTAAAATTCAACTGCCCTTATGCGTGCAACTCTCCTGATGCTGCACTTCTTGCAAGAATTTTTAAGCATTTACTATGCGATTACTTGAATGAATATG CTTATTATGCTGCACTCGCTGGACTGTATTACGAAATAGACTCGACAGATGATGGATTTGAG ttggatGTGAGTGGCTATAATCATAAGTTGCAGATACTGCTGGATACTGTACTGAAAGCAATGGCAGATTTTACAGTGAAGCCCGAGAGATTTTCTGTGATCAAG GAGATGTTGACAAAAAGTTATCAGAATTTCAAGTTTGATGAGCCAAGCAATCATGCCTCTTATTATTGCTCTTTAATACTGAATGACCATTCATGGCCTTTGGAGGAAAATCTAGAAAGACTTGAGACTCTTAAGCCTAAAGACCTTTCTCAGTTTACTCCGACAATGCTCTCAAGAGCATTCTTAGAGTGTTACACAGCAG GGAATATAGAGCGTGAAGAAGCAGAATCAATCGTTCAGCATATCGAAGATGTTCTTTTTAAAGGTTCTCATCCTATATGCAAGCCAGTACAGCCCTCCCAGCTCATGAAAAGCAGACTCATCACACTTGACGAGGGTGTAAATTACGTCTACTCAACTGGAGGCCTGAACCCTCATGATGAGAATTCTGCATTGCTTCACTACATTCAG ATTCATCAAGATGACATTGCTTTAAACGTGAAACTTCAGCTTTTCACTTTTATAGCAAGCCATGAAGCCTTCCACCAACTAAGAACGGTTGAGCAACTTGGTTATAGCTGTTCGCTCACAAATAG ATACGACCTCGGTGTGCATGGCCTGCAGTTCACTGTTCAATCTGCTGTGAAG TGTCCAAGGTACATCGACGCAAGAGTCCAGAGCTTTCTTGAGTCTTTCGAAGGTACACTCCTTAAGATGAGTGAGGATGATTTCAAG AGCCACTTAAACGGACTAATCGAATCAAAGATGGAGAAGGACAAGAATTTGTGGGAAGAATCTGGGCGTCACTGGGAAGAGATAACTGAAAGAACTTTCCTATTTGATAGAATCGAAATTGAG GTCGCGGCATTAAGGGAGCTGACAAAACAAGATTTGATAGCTTTCTTCGATGAGCACATAAGAATTGGGTCACCTAAGAGGAAGGTGCTCAGTGTACGAGTTTACGGGAGCAAGCATTCTGCAGATTTGGAAGTGGATAAAAATGAAGCGGTTGGGCCAAACACAATACGAATAGATGACATTTTCAGCTTCAGGGCATCACAACCTCTTTATGGCTCGTGTAGAAGAGGGTACGAACGGATGGAAGTTCACAGCAGTTCTAAATAA